Proteins from a single region of Gossypium arboreum isolate Shixiya-1 chromosome 1, ASM2569848v2, whole genome shotgun sequence:
- the LOC108483514 gene encoding cysteine proteinase mucunain-like, producing the protein MGSQGSVMAMLLLMMFTLSSASDMSIISYDEAHPDKSTSSWRTDDEVMAMYEEWLVKHGKTYNGLGEKERRLQIFKDNLRFIDEHNADESHSFKVGLNRFADLTNEEYRAIYLGIKKPNRKVSKASDRYAPLLGQKLPDSVDWREKGAVAEVKDQGSCGSCWAFSTIAAVEGINQIVTGELLSLSEQELVDCDTSYNEGCNGGLMDYAFEFIIKNGGIDTEEDYPYTARDGTCDPYRKNAKVVSINDYEDVPVNDEKALKKAVANQPVSVAIEAGGRSFQLYQSGIFDGKCGTQLDHGVTAVGYGTEKGKDYWIVKNSWGSSWGEAGYIRMARNVANTVTGKCGIAMEASYPIKTGENPPNPGPSPPSPIKPPTVCDSYYSCPESNTCCCIYEYYNYCFAWGCCPLEAATCCEDRYSCCPHDYPVCNIHEGTCLMSKGNPLAVKALKRTPAKPFWAH; encoded by the exons ATGGGTTCTCAGGGATCGGTTATGGCTATGCTTTTGCTGATGATGTTCACTTTATCATCAGCTTCCGACATGTCCATTATATCCTACGATGAAGCCCATCCCGACAAGTCAACGTCTAGTTGGAGAACAGACGACGAAGTTATGGCCATGTACGAGGAGTGGCTTGTAAAGCATGGAAAAACATACAACGGTTTGGGTGAGAAAGAGAGGAGGCTCCAGATTTTTAAGGATAACCTTAGGTTCATCGATGAACATAACGCCGATGAGAGTCACAGTTTTAAGGTTGGTTTGAACCGCTTTGCTGATCTTACCAACGAGGAGTACCGAGCCATCTACTTGGGAATCAAGAAACCCAACCGGAAAGTTTCCAAGGCCAGTGACCGATACGCCCCGCTTCTCGGCCAAAAGTTGCCCGATTCCGTTGATTGGAGGGAAAAAGGGGCTGTCGCTGAAGTCAAAGATCAAGGAAGTTGCG GGAGTTGCTGGGCTTTCTCGACTATTGCTGCTGTGGAAGGGATAAACCAGATTGTTACAGGCGAACTCCTTTCACTATCTGAGCAGGAGTTGGTGGATTGTGATACATCTTACAATGAAGGTTGCAATGGGGGTCTCATGGATTATGCCTTTGAATTCATCATCAAAAATGGTGGCATTGACACCGAAGAAGATTACCCTTACACCGCTCGTGACGGTACATGTGACCCTTACCGG AAAAATGCTAAAGTTGTTTCGATCAATGATTATGAGGATGTTCCGGTAAATGACGAGAAAGCATTGAAAAAGGCAGTCGCGAATCAACCGGTGAGCGTTGCCATTGAGGCAGGAGGAAGGAGTTTCCAGTTATATCAATCA GGTATATTTGATGGAAAATGTGGAACACAACTAGACCACGGTGTCACTGCTGTTGGATATGGCACAGAGAAAGGTAAAGACTATTGGATTGTAAAGAACTCATGGGGAAGCAGCTGGGGAGAAGCAGGCTATATCAGGATGGCAAGGAATGTGGCCAATACCGTAACTGGCAAATGTGGGATCGCGATGGAAGCCTCTTATCCGATCAAAACAGGTGAAAATCCCCCCAATCCCGGACCGTCTCCACCATCTCCTATAAAGCCTCCGACCGTGTGCGATAGTTATTATTCCTGTCCCGAGAGCAATACCTGCTGCTGCATATACGAGTACTATAACTACTGCTTTGCTTGGGGATGCTGCCCACTCGAGGCTGCCACTTGCTGCGAAGATCGCTACAGCTGCTGCCCTCATGACTACCCTGTCTGCAACATACATGAAGGCACCTGCTTGATG AGCAAGGGCAATCCTTTGGCAGTGAAGGCACTGAAGCGCACTCCAGCTAAACCGTTCTGGGCACATTGA